Proteins co-encoded in one Enterobacter sp. R4-368 genomic window:
- the gltP gene encoding glutamate/aspartate:proton symporter GltP, with translation MKNMKISLAWQILLALVLGILLGSYLHYHSDSREWLIANLLSPAGDIFIHLIKMIVVPIVISTLIVGIAGVGDAKQLGRIGAKTIIYFEVITTVAIILGITMANVFQPGAGIDMSQLATVDISKYQSTTADVQSHAHGLMGTILSLVPTNIIASMAKGDMLPIIFFSVLFGLGLSSLPASHREPLVTVFRSISETMFKVTHMVMRYAPVGVFALISVTVANFGFASLWPLAKLVILVYFAILFFALVVLGIVARVCGLSIWILIRILKDELILAYSTASSESVLPRIIEKMEAYGAPASITSFVVPTGYSFNLDGSTLYQSIAAIFIAQLYGIDLSLWQEIILVLTLMVTSKGIAGVPGVSFVVLLATLGSVGIPLEGLAFIAGVDRILDMARTALNVVGNALAVLVIAKWEHKFDRKKARAYEREMLGKFDKTADQ, from the coding sequence ATGAAAAACATGAAAATCAGCCTGGCCTGGCAGATTCTGCTAGCCCTTGTGCTGGGTATTCTTCTGGGTAGTTATCTGCACTACCACAGCGACAGCCGCGAATGGCTGATTGCGAATCTCCTGTCTCCGGCGGGCGATATCTTTATCCATTTGATCAAAATGATTGTCGTGCCGATTGTTATCTCGACGCTGATTGTCGGCATTGCAGGCGTTGGCGACGCGAAACAGCTTGGCCGTATCGGCGCGAAGACCATCATCTATTTCGAAGTGATCACTACGGTGGCGATTATTCTCGGCATCACGATGGCGAATGTGTTCCAGCCAGGCGCGGGAATTGATATGTCGCAGCTGGCGACGGTGGATATTTCGAAATACCAAAGCACCACCGCGGATGTGCAAAGCCACGCCCACGGCCTGATGGGGACGATTTTATCGTTGGTGCCGACCAATATCATCGCGTCGATGGCGAAGGGCGATATGCTGCCGATCATCTTCTTCTCAGTGCTGTTTGGTCTGGGGCTCTCTTCCCTGCCAGCTTCGCACCGCGAGCCGCTGGTCACCGTGTTCCGTTCTATTTCCGAAACCATGTTTAAAGTCACCCATATGGTGATGCGTTATGCGCCGGTCGGCGTGTTTGCGCTGATCTCTGTAACGGTGGCGAACTTTGGTTTCGCTTCGCTGTGGCCGCTGGCAAAGCTGGTTATCCTGGTCTATTTCGCCATTCTGTTCTTTGCGCTGGTGGTGCTGGGCATTGTGGCGCGCGTGTGCGGTCTGAGCATCTGGATTTTGATCCGCATCCTGAAAGATGAGCTGATCCTGGCGTACTCCACCGCCAGCTCGGAAAGCGTGCTGCCGCGTATTATCGAGAAAATGGAAGCCTATGGCGCGCCGGCGTCGATCACCAGTTTCGTGGTGCCGACCGGTTACTCCTTTAACCTCGATGGTTCGACGCTGTACCAGAGTATTGCGGCAATCTTTATTGCTCAGCTCTATGGCATTGACCTGTCGCTGTGGCAGGAAATCATCCTCGTGCTGACGCTGATGGTCACCTCGAAAGGTATTGCGGGTGTGCCGGGTGTCTCCTTCGTGGTACTGCTGGCAACGCTGGGTAGCGTCGGTATTCCGCTGGAAGGCCTGGCGTTTATCGCTGGTGTTGACCGTATCCTCGATATGGCGCGTACCGCGCTGAATGTGGTGGGGAATGCGCTGGCGGTGCTGGTGATCGCCAAGTGGGAGCACAAGTTTGACCGCAAAAAAGCGCGCGCTTACGAGCGCGAAATGTTGGGCAAATTTGATAAGACCGCCGACCAGTAA
- a CDS encoding sulfite exporter TauE/SafE family protein: MFLQRPLYKESLLFFRFFALILWLLLTVYITGFVSIAENYILSLAMMVGAFVGSATPVGGGVVAFPVLTFIKQIPAKEAAVFCLAMQSFGMTASSLAIFTRKIPVDKFLITWCVITSFLGYLLALFYIPNPFSSAGLKVFFSSFWLAFGAAIFVVRRKKTISQTVGITHARGWRLLLFIAICFAGGIVTSWIGNGIDVVFFCVLILMFSRTESVATPSAVIVMALISIFATALNISAGNVNMQTLKYLSATIPVVIIFAPLGILFSVRHGDAFIRKLLLALVIIQYLFTAAAFFRQLDYVFLSMLVIALSSVLLFAIGYIDKRKAV; encoded by the coding sequence ATGTTCTTACAACGACCTCTATATAAGGAATCCCTCCTCTTTTTCAGATTTTTTGCTTTAATTTTATGGCTTTTATTGACGGTTTATATTACTGGCTTTGTTAGTATTGCGGAGAATTATATTTTAAGTCTCGCCATGATGGTCGGCGCATTTGTCGGCAGTGCCACACCGGTCGGCGGTGGTGTGGTGGCGTTTCCGGTACTGACATTTATCAAGCAGATCCCCGCGAAAGAGGCCGCTGTTTTTTGCCTTGCTATGCAATCGTTTGGCATGACGGCGTCCTCTTTAGCGATATTTACCCGCAAGATACCGGTGGATAAATTTCTGATAACCTGGTGTGTAATAACCAGCTTTTTAGGCTATCTGCTGGCGTTATTTTATATTCCCAATCCCTTTTCATCCGCAGGTTTAAAAGTTTTCTTCTCCTCATTCTGGCTTGCTTTTGGCGCAGCGATTTTTGTCGTCCGAAGGAAAAAAACCATTTCGCAGACTGTTGGAATTACCCACGCGAGAGGCTGGCGATTACTGCTATTTATCGCTATTTGCTTTGCGGGGGGGATTGTAACGTCATGGATTGGTAATGGCATCGATGTGGTCTTTTTTTGTGTTTTGATTTTAATGTTCTCCCGCACCGAATCTGTGGCAACACCTTCTGCGGTTATTGTGATGGCATTGATATCCATCTTTGCGACAGCGTTAAATATCAGTGCCGGTAATGTGAATATGCAGACGTTAAAATATCTTAGTGCAACGATTCCGGTGGTCATTATTTTTGCACCTTTAGGTATTCTTTTTTCTGTTCGGCATGGGGATGCATTTATCCGAAAACTTCTGCTGGCGCTGGTTATTATTCAGTATCTGTTTACCGCTGCTGCTTTTTTCAGGCAGCTGGATTATGTCTTTCTCTCCATGCTCGTTATTGCTCTTTCATCCGTTTTATTGTTTGCCATTGGCTATATTGATAAAAGGAAAGCGGTGTGA
- a CDS encoding ArsR family transcriptional regulator, with protein MTEQLPNFSRLACLLADASRARMLCALMDNNRLTASQLAITAGLSPQSTSNHLAKLIHCRVVAFDKIGRNRYYRLYNSLIAQAIESMMVATYADSNFQERIKPSGFKKMCYARTCYDHIAGHVGVTIYEHLCQQKVLEAAEGNLAISAAGDTWFSTHLGIDTHALSHSRRALVIPCMDWSEQSYHLSGELGAHLFNALLRKRFIIKTNEARILTVTPAGKAFLQRSLGIHNIDDE; from the coding sequence ATGACAGAACAACTTCCCAATTTTAGTCGATTGGCTTGTTTATTAGCAGATGCGAGCCGGGCAAGAATGCTCTGCGCGTTAATGGATAATAACCGGCTCACCGCATCGCAATTAGCTATCACCGCCGGGCTTTCCCCTCAATCGACGAGTAATCATCTGGCGAAACTCATCCATTGCCGCGTCGTTGCCTTTGATAAAATTGGCCGCAACCGTTATTACCGGCTTTATAACTCGCTGATTGCCCAGGCGATAGAATCAATGATGGTCGCCACCTATGCTGATAGCAATTTTCAGGAACGCATCAAACCCAGCGGGTTCAAGAAAATGTGTTATGCCAGAACCTGCTACGACCATATTGCCGGACATGTCGGCGTGACCATCTACGAGCACCTTTGCCAACAAAAAGTGCTCGAGGCCGCGGAGGGAAACCTTGCCATTAGCGCCGCTGGCGATACGTGGTTCAGCACACACTTAGGCATTGATACTCACGCCCTTAGCCATTCACGCCGGGCGCTGGTGATCCCCTGCATGGACTGGAGCGAACAGAGTTACCATCTTTCGGGAGAGCTCGGCGCGCATCTCTTTAACGCACTACTCAGGAAGCGTTTTATCATTAAAACCAATGAGGCACGTATTTTGACCGTCACCCCTGCCGGGAAAGCGTTTTTGCAACGCAGCCTGGGTATTCATAACATTGATGACGAGTGA